A single region of the Amphiura filiformis chromosome 7, Afil_fr2py, whole genome shotgun sequence genome encodes:
- the LOC140157420 gene encoding uncharacterized protein isoform X2: protein MHTTTAAAMAQQSQWGPGYNMGGQPADWRGNAYSGQFSAGQGGGQPVMGVGQMPLSQPAVFGTQPMYQGQPRPQQPGQATQDPFGNL from the exons ATGCATACCACTACAGCTGCAGCGATGGCCCAACAAAGCCAATGGGGACCAGGATATAATATG GGAGGTCAACCAGCTGACTGGAGGGGGAATGCTTATTCAGGGCAGTTCAGTGCGGGACAAGGAGGGGGACAACCTGTGATG GGTGTTGGTCAAATGCCACTGAGTCAGCCAGCAGTGTTTGGAACCCAACCAATGTACCAGGGCCAACCTAGGCCACAGCAACCGGGCCAGGCAACACAAGATCCCTTT GGGAATCTTTGA
- the LOC140157420 gene encoding uncharacterized protein isoform X1 yields the protein MHTTTAAAMAQQSQWGPGYNMESQSGGSSSGSPSVQRRGGQPADWRGNAYSGQFSAGQGGGQPVMGVGQMPLSQPAVFGTQPMYQGQPRPQQPGQATQDPFGNL from the exons ATGCATACCACTACAGCTGCAGCGATGGCCCAACAAAGCCAATGGGGACCAGGATATAATATG GAGTCTCAGTCTGGAGGCTCCTCGTCGGGCTCACCAAGTGTGCAAAGAAGG GGAGGTCAACCAGCTGACTGGAGGGGGAATGCTTATTCAGGGCAGTTCAGTGCGGGACAAGGAGGGGGACAACCTGTGATG GGTGTTGGTCAAATGCCACTGAGTCAGCCAGCAGTGTTTGGAACCCAACCAATGTACCAGGGCCAACCTAGGCCACAGCAACCGGGCCAGGCAACACAAGATCCCTTT GGGAATCTTTGA